AGCTGAATGAATCGGGTGCGGAGATAATACTATCCAATGCGTATCATCTATACCTGAGGCCGGGCGCTGATATTATTCAGGAGTCCGGAGGTATACATAAATTTATCGGCTGGGAAAAACCTGTACTGACCGATTCAGGCGGATTTCAGGTGTTTTCCCTTGCTACTTTACGTAAAATAGATAATGACGGCGTAGAATTTCAGTCTCATATTGACGGCTCAAAACATTATTTAAGCCCGGAAAAATCGATCGAGATCCAGCAGAAGCTGGGTGCAGACATAATCATGTGTTTTGACGAATGCCCTCCTTATCCCTGCTCGTATGAGTATGCAAAACGTTCCATGGATTTAAGCCTTGAATGGGCAAGAAGATGTAAAATCAAAATCGAACAGGATAATAAGAGCCGTCAGCTTCTATTCGGCATAGTTCAGGGTTCCGTATATAAGGATTTGCGCAGGGAAAGCGCTCTTAAGACCGTTGAAATTGATTTTCCCGGCTATGCAATAGGCGGCCTGGCTGTCGGTGAGCCCAAAGAAGAAATACTTGAAGTATTAAAAACAGTCCTTCCTATACTGCCGACACAAAAGCCGCACTATGCAATGGGTATCGGCATGCCGCAGGATCTATGGGATTGTGTAGAGCACGGGGTTGATATGTTCGATTGCGTGCTTCCAACCAGGAACGGCAGGAACGGGCAGGCATTTACTTCAAGCGGAAAAGTAAATATAAAAAACACTGAATATATAAGGGATTTCAGGCCTTTAGACCCTGAATGTGACTGTATGACATGTAAAACTTATAACAGGGCATACTTGAACCATTTATTCAGGGCCCAGGAGCTTTTAGTGCTTAGGCTTTTAACTTTACATAACATTAATTTTATGATAAAATTAACAGC
Above is a window of Candidatus Liberimonas magnetica DNA encoding:
- the tgt gene encoding tRNA guanosine(34) transglycosylase Tgt, which gives rise to MVNIMFKISKRSLECSARTGVLKTSHGEINTPVFMPVGTQGTVKTLSSRELNESGAEIILSNAYHLYLRPGADIIQESGGIHKFIGWEKPVLTDSGGFQVFSLATLRKIDNDGVEFQSHIDGSKHYLSPEKSIEIQQKLGADIIMCFDECPPYPCSYEYAKRSMDLSLEWARRCKIKIEQDNKSRQLLFGIVQGSVYKDLRRESALKTVEIDFPGYAIGGLAVGEPKEEILEVLKTVLPILPTQKPHYAMGIGMPQDLWDCVEHGVDMFDCVLPTRNGRNGQAFTSSGKVNIKNTEYIRDFRPLDPECDCMTCKTYNRAYLNHLFRAQELLVLRLLTLHNINFMIKLTAKIRTAIIQDSFYKEKKIFFQQYAQ